TAAAGCCAAGGCCGGCGACGATCCATAATCCTAACTTACCACCCGGCACACGATAATGACGTGTCACATGAGGGTGGCTGTAACGTAATCGCAATGCGGCAGCAAACATAAAGCAATAGACTAACAATGCTAATTGTGCGGTCATGTCGGTGAGCAACCAATAAGAACTATTAATGGATGGCATCAACAAAAACGCGCAGCTTAGTACGGTGACCAGCCCTGCTTGAATCATCAATATACGTACCGGCACACCATGCTTATTCATTTTCATGAGTGACGTTGGTAGGCTGCCATCACGGCTCGCAATCATCAACCCTTTGGTCGGCCCAACAATCCATGCGCCGACACTACCTAATCCACCAAGCACCATTAATGTGACCATGATGGGCATTAGCCATTGTAGATGATAGGCCTGTAAAAACAGACGAAATGCTTCGACTAAGCCAGTCACCAAATTGAGTTGTTGGTGTGGCACTACGATAGCAATCGCCAGGGAGGCTAACACCAAAGAGACGAGGATTAATAAGGCGGAATACAATACGGCACGTGGATAATCGCGTTGTGGATTTTCAACTTCTTCCGCATGGCTGGCAGACATTTCAATCCCAACTAAACCAAATAACAAACCAATAATCACCACCCATTGATTGATGTTATCTAAGCGCGGTAATTGCACATGGTGTAATGCCACTTGGCTTACATGGCCGGTGGCCAGCCAGATAGCGCCCATGATGATAATGACGGCCATGGGGAGTAGTGTGCCAAACAAGGTAGCAATGGTGCTTAACCAACTAGAAATGCGCATGCCCATGCAGTTGAGTAAAGTGGTTACCCAAAATAAACCTATGACGGTGCAGACCATGTAAACTTTGTGTTGCGCGAATGCGGGATCAAATAAATAGGCGAGTGTACCGGCGACAAAGGCCATGATCGTGGGATACCACACCACATTGTAAATCCACTGTAACCAAATGGTGACAAATGCCCAACGTTTACCAAACGCTTCACGCACCCAAACATATAAACCACCGGTGGCGGGCCAGCCCGTGGCAAGCTCTGCGGAGACTAGGGCGGTTGGGATAAAAAATACCGCAGCCGCAATCAGATAGAGCGCGATGAGGCTGCTACCATAAATAGCGCTGATAGGCAGCGTGCGCAAGCTGTCGATAGCGATGATGTTGATCATCACCAACGAAAAAACGCTTAAGACTTTCTTTGGTGCTTGATGAGATATAGGGCCAGACATAAAAAAGGCAGCTCAGTTGCTTAAAGAGCTGCCTATTCTACAGTAGCT
The window above is part of the marine bacterium B5-7 genome. Proteins encoded here:
- a CDS encoding putative transporter, which encodes MSGPISHQAPKKVLSVFSLVMINIIAIDSLRTLPISAIYGSSLIALYLIAAAVFFIPTALVSAELATGWPATGGLYVWVREAFGKRWAFVTIWLQWIYNVVWYPTIMAFVAGTLAYLFDPAFAQHKVYMVCTVIGLFWVTTLLNCMGMRISSWLSTIATLFGTLLPMAVIIIMGAIWLATGHVSQVALHHVQLPRLDNINQWVVIIGLLFGLVGIEMSASHAEEVENPQRDYPRAVLYSALLILVSLVLASLAIAIVVPHQQLNLVTGLVEAFRLFLQAYHLQWLMPIMVTLMVLGGLGSVGAWIVGPTKGLMIASRDGSLPTSLMKMNKHGVPVRILMIQAGLVTVLSCAFLLMPSINSSYWLLTDMTAQLALLVYCFMFAAALRLRYSHPHVTRHYRVPGGKLGLWIVAGLGFISCVSAIIIGFFPPAQFSVGHLLRYETLLTSGVGIFCLLPLIIYSWSTK